One Tessaracoccus lacteus DNA window includes the following coding sequences:
- a CDS encoding branched-chain amino acid ABC transporter permease — protein sequence MGLPTRSTTGPAARPRRILATLAALTGILCLLPLSAHAEVTAVTECERSSEHGCVQVNIFDGDREPVADVKVTLEGPDGSVDAVSTAEGPTTFQVDTADTYTVTLDGASIPADFPSAGTDLVKDLTVQFGSTARGTFDLTEAAAAPVPDGEASASASSAPAAPAQEDGSSGVSMDRVWQQLASGLRFGLMLALASVGASLIYGTTRVSNFAHGEQVTLGAVLSYLLIQVGLPLWGAAILAIGICAATGWLQDAALWKPLRRRGTPVTQIMIVTIGLSIALQFLIQFMVGTGTFQVVTGNPRTVTFGPITMTHESLLAMGISLVVLLAIGFFLTRTRLGRATRAVSDNPALASATGINTNSVIRLVWTLACGLAGLAGLMFALMFGAANWNMGLQMLLLMFAAITLGGLGTANGALVGSLIIGFAVELSSLVIPSDLRYATALLILIIVLLVRPQGILGRADRIG from the coding sequence ATGGGACTGCCTACACGGTCGACGACCGGTCCAGCCGCACGCCCCCGACGCATCCTTGCGACGCTCGCCGCCCTCACGGGCATCCTGTGCCTGCTGCCGTTGTCGGCACACGCCGAGGTCACGGCTGTGACCGAGTGCGAACGCTCCTCCGAGCACGGCTGCGTCCAGGTCAACATCTTCGATGGTGACCGCGAGCCGGTCGCTGACGTAAAGGTGACGCTCGAGGGACCCGACGGATCCGTCGACGCGGTCTCCACCGCCGAGGGGCCCACCACGTTCCAGGTCGACACCGCCGACACCTACACGGTCACGCTCGACGGGGCCTCCATCCCGGCGGACTTCCCGTCGGCCGGCACCGATCTCGTCAAGGACCTCACCGTCCAGTTCGGCTCGACGGCGCGTGGCACCTTCGACCTGACAGAGGCCGCTGCGGCCCCGGTCCCCGACGGTGAGGCGTCGGCCTCGGCATCCTCCGCGCCGGCAGCCCCGGCGCAGGAGGATGGCTCCTCCGGCGTCTCGATGGATCGGGTCTGGCAGCAGCTGGCCTCCGGCCTCCGGTTCGGCCTGATGCTGGCGCTGGCGTCGGTCGGGGCGAGCCTCATCTACGGCACGACCAGGGTCTCCAACTTCGCGCACGGTGAGCAGGTCACCCTCGGGGCGGTGCTGAGCTACCTCCTGATCCAGGTCGGCCTCCCGCTGTGGGGAGCCGCCATCCTGGCGATCGGCATCTGCGCCGCGACGGGCTGGCTGCAGGATGCGGCGCTGTGGAAGCCGCTGAGGCGCCGCGGGACCCCGGTCACGCAGATCATGATCGTGACGATCGGTCTGTCGATCGCGCTGCAGTTCCTCATCCAGTTCATGGTCGGGACCGGCACCTTCCAGGTCGTCACGGGCAACCCGAGGACCGTCACCTTCGGGCCGATCACCATGACTCACGAGTCGCTGCTGGCGATGGGCATCTCGCTCGTCGTGCTGCTGGCGATCGGCTTCTTCCTGACGCGCACCCGGCTCGGCCGTGCGACCCGCGCCGTGTCCGACAACCCGGCCCTCGCGTCGGCCACCGGCATCAACACCAACTCGGTCATCCGGCTGGTCTGGACATTGGCCTGCGGGCTCGCCGGCCTCGCCGGGCTGATGTTCGCGCTGATGTTCGGCGCAGCCAACTGGAACATGGGCCTGCAGATGCTGCTGCTGATGTTCGCGGCCATCACGCTCGGCGGCCTCGGCACCGCCAACGGCGCGCTGGTCGGCTCGTTGATCATCGGGTTCGCCGTCGAGCTGTCCAGCCTCGTCATCCCCAGCGATCTGCGCTACGCGACGGCGCTGCTGATCCTCATCATCGTCCTCCTCGTGCGACCCCAGGGCATCCTGGGACGCGCGGACCGCATCGGCTGA
- a CDS encoding branched-chain amino acid ABC transporter permease — protein sequence MDWLRVLAQTAGELIAPTTAAYALAAIGLNVHFGFTGLLNMGQAGFMLLGAYGFAIATINGAALWQAVLVAMAAGAAFALILGIPTLKLRGDYLAIVTISAAEIIRMVGRSTVLDAYTGGSSGLTGNSFKGTFQALSPLPDGTTTIGPWTYANNGSDSWWLRIVAWLLVLAALLLVWLLTRSPWGRVLRGIREDEDAVRALGKNVFAYKMQSLVLGGVMGALAGVLFVLPRAVQPDGLGRTTTFWVWTVLLLGGAATVFGPVIGSMLFFAAYMLVRSGMRAAVPDTILSSTQIEQIGGLLVGVVLMCLVIFRPQGIFGNKKELAFDAH from the coding sequence ATGGACTGGCTCCGCGTCCTCGCGCAGACCGCAGGCGAACTCATCGCCCCCACCACCGCCGCCTACGCGCTGGCGGCCATCGGACTCAACGTCCACTTCGGCTTCACCGGCCTCCTCAACATGGGCCAGGCGGGCTTCATGCTGCTGGGCGCCTACGGGTTCGCTATCGCCACCATCAACGGTGCCGCACTCTGGCAGGCGGTGCTCGTGGCGATGGCTGCCGGCGCGGCGTTCGCCCTGATCCTGGGGATCCCGACCCTGAAGCTGCGCGGCGACTACCTGGCCATCGTGACGATCTCCGCCGCCGAGATCATCCGCATGGTCGGACGTTCCACCGTGCTGGACGCCTACACGGGCGGGTCGTCGGGCCTGACGGGCAACTCCTTCAAGGGCACCTTCCAGGCGCTCTCACCGCTGCCGGACGGCACCACCACCATCGGCCCGTGGACCTACGCCAACAACGGCTCCGACTCGTGGTGGCTGCGCATCGTCGCCTGGCTGCTCGTGCTGGCGGCGCTGCTGCTGGTCTGGCTGCTGACCCGCAGCCCCTGGGGGCGCGTGCTCAGGGGCATCCGCGAGGATGAGGACGCCGTCCGCGCCCTCGGCAAGAACGTCTTCGCCTACAAGATGCAGTCGCTGGTGCTGGGCGGCGTGATGGGAGCACTGGCCGGTGTCCTGTTCGTGCTGCCCCGTGCCGTGCAGCCCGACGGTCTCGGCCGCACGACCACCTTCTGGGTGTGGACCGTCCTGCTGCTCGGCGGCGCCGCTACGGTCTTCGGCCCGGTGATCGGCTCGATGCTGTTCTTCGCCGCCTACATGCTGGTCCGCTCGGGCATGCGCGCCGCGGTGCCCGACACCATCCTTTCCTCGACGCAGATCGAACAGATCGGCGGCCTCTTGGTCGGCGTCGTGCTGATGTGCCTCGTGATCTTCAGACCCCAGGGAATCTTCGGAAACAAGAAGGAGCTGGCCTTCGATGCCCACTGA
- a CDS encoding ABC transporter ATP-binding protein, with protein sequence MPTDLPSRADLDLSIDLPDDAVAHALQFVEPVVGAAKPLPILTARNVTRSFGGIKAVDVEHVEFQKGAITALIGPNGAGKTTFFNLLTGFDKADSGEWTFDRSVSLTNKSAAYVARKGVVRTFQLTKALSRLTVLDNMLLAATGQTGERFLPSLIKPLWRGQEKANTERALEILSRFKLDAKAADFAGSLSGGQRKLLEMARALMTDPQVIMLDEPMAGVNPALVQSLLGHIQALRDEGMTVVFVEHDMHAVRHISEWVVVMAEGRVVAEGPPENIMENQAVVDAYLGARHDVDLGDDSLIDPDQLAKLMEVRQRDLAEQKR encoded by the coding sequence ATGCCCACTGACCTGCCCTCCCGCGCCGATCTCGACCTGAGCATCGACCTGCCCGACGATGCGGTGGCGCACGCCCTCCAGTTCGTCGAGCCCGTGGTCGGCGCCGCAAAGCCCCTACCGATCCTGACCGCCCGCAACGTCACCCGTTCCTTCGGGGGCATCAAGGCTGTCGACGTCGAGCACGTCGAGTTCCAGAAGGGTGCCATCACCGCGCTCATCGGACCCAACGGCGCCGGCAAGACGACGTTCTTCAACCTGCTGACCGGCTTCGACAAGGCCGACTCCGGCGAGTGGACGTTCGACCGGAGCGTCTCGCTGACCAACAAGTCGGCCGCCTACGTGGCCCGCAAGGGGGTCGTTCGGACCTTCCAGCTCACCAAGGCGCTGTCCCGCCTGACGGTGCTGGACAACATGCTGCTCGCCGCCACCGGCCAGACCGGGGAGCGGTTCCTACCCTCGCTCATCAAGCCGCTGTGGCGCGGCCAGGAGAAGGCGAACACGGAGCGGGCGCTGGAGATCCTATCCCGCTTCAAGCTCGACGCCAAGGCAGCCGACTTCGCCGGCAGCCTGTCGGGCGGACAGCGGAAGCTGCTCGAGATGGCCCGCGCCCTCATGACCGACCCGCAGGTCATCATGCTCGACGAGCCGATGGCCGGCGTGAACCCCGCGCTCGTTCAGTCGCTGCTCGGCCACATCCAGGCCCTGCGCGACGAGGGCATGACGGTGGTCTTCGTCGAGCACGACATGCATGCCGTGCGTCACATCTCCGAATGGGTGGTCGTGATGGCCGAGGGCCGTGTCGTGGCCGAGGGGCCACCCGAGAACATCATGGAGAACCAGGCGGTCGTCGACGCGTACCTCGGCGCGCGTCACGACGTCGACCTGGGCGACGACTCGCTGATCGACCCCGATCAGCTCGCGAAGTTGATGGAAGTGCGCCAGCGCGACCTGGCAGAGCAGAAGCGGTAG
- a CDS encoding ABC transporter ATP-binding protein — MTTSTESTTAGATSASAPILVADNLVAGYLPGVNILNGCTLTVGDGELVGIIGPNGAGKSTLLKALFGLVNVRSGTVTLEGDDITNKRANTLVARGVGFVPQTNNVFPSLTIEENMRMGVYLKPKLFDERWEYVTDIFPKLGARRSQRAGQLSGGERQMVAMGRALMMRPSVLLLDEPSAGLSPALQDEAFIRTRMINKTGVSVIMVEQNARRCLQICDRGYVLDQGRDAYVGPGRELLNDPKVISLYLGTLAADVDSAAEERKSKETDHIA, encoded by the coding sequence ATGACCACCTCCACGGAGTCCACCACGGCGGGGGCGACGAGCGCGTCTGCCCCGATCCTCGTGGCCGACAACCTCGTCGCCGGCTACCTGCCGGGCGTGAACATCCTCAACGGCTGCACCCTGACGGTCGGCGACGGCGAGTTGGTCGGCATCATCGGCCCCAACGGTGCCGGAAAGTCCACGCTGCTGAAGGCGCTCTTCGGGCTCGTGAACGTCCGCTCCGGGACGGTGACTCTCGAGGGCGACGACATCACCAACAAGCGGGCAAACACCCTGGTGGCCCGCGGCGTCGGCTTCGTGCCGCAGACCAACAACGTGTTCCCCTCGCTCACGATCGAGGAGAACATGCGGATGGGCGTGTACCTCAAGCCGAAGCTGTTCGACGAGCGCTGGGAGTACGTCACCGACATCTTCCCCAAGCTGGGCGCCCGCCGGTCGCAGCGAGCCGGGCAGCTGTCCGGCGGTGAGCGGCAGATGGTCGCCATGGGCAGGGCGCTCATGATGCGCCCGTCTGTGCTCCTGCTGGACGAGCCCTCCGCCGGACTGTCCCCCGCGCTGCAGGACGAGGCATTCATCCGGACACGGATGATCAACAAGACCGGCGTGTCGGTGATCATGGTCGAGCAGAACGCCCGCCGCTGCCTGCAGATCTGCGACCGCGGATATGTGCTCGACCAGGGTCGAGATGCCTACGTCGGACCCGGCCGGGAACTCTTGAACGACCCGAAAGTCATCAGCCTCTATCTCGGGACCCTCGCTGCGGACGTGGACTCCGCGGCCGAGGAGAGAAAGTCGAAAGAGACGGACCACATCGCCTGA
- a CDS encoding ABC transporter substrate-binding protein, with protein sequence MSRHFTMKAGLALLAASAISLSACSSTTPTTTTSAGTSTSSSAAAAAAEPLTVGTLLPITGTLAFLGPPEIAGVGLAIDDINEAGGVLGSEVEEVSADSGDSTDMNVSTQGATELINGGADVVIGAASSSVSLNVVDQITEAGIMMISPANTSTTLSGYSPLYSRTAPPDTVQGAALGSAVLDSGYSKVAVIVQNEDYGTGLRDNVQKAVEDGGGEVVYGATGGGQEFAPGESNFSSIVTEALATKPDTIVIVAFEETVAIVKALLAAGWDTTNLFLCDGNTADYSKDFDAGTLEGAQGTIPGAQASDDFKAKLSDWYKESEGEALTDFSYGPESYDATILAALAAVRGGATDGQTISDNLQAVSGSESGAVEVSTYADGVAALAEGKEIAYKGIAGIGAINDKNDPSSAFIGVYSYDGDNKPVFDRAVEGKA encoded by the coding sequence ATGAGCCGACATTTCACGATGAAGGCGGGTCTCGCACTTCTCGCGGCCTCTGCCATCTCACTGTCCGCCTGCAGCTCAACCACGCCCACCACCACGACCTCCGCTGGGACGAGCACCTCGTCGTCGGCCGCCGCCGCTGCGGCCGAGCCGCTGACCGTCGGCACCCTGCTGCCGATCACCGGCACCCTGGCGTTCCTCGGCCCGCCCGAGATCGCGGGCGTCGGCCTGGCGATCGATGACATCAACGAGGCCGGCGGCGTGCTCGGCAGCGAGGTCGAAGAGGTCTCCGCCGACTCGGGCGACTCGACGGACATGAACGTGTCGACGCAGGGCGCCACCGAACTCATCAACGGCGGAGCGGACGTCGTCATCGGCGCCGCCTCCTCCAGCGTCTCCCTCAACGTGGTCGACCAGATCACCGAGGCCGGCATCATGATGATCTCCCCGGCCAACACTTCCACCACTCTGTCGGGCTACAGCCCGCTGTACTCCCGCACCGCCCCGCCAGACACCGTCCAGGGCGCCGCGCTGGGTTCCGCGGTCCTCGACTCCGGCTACTCGAAGGTCGCCGTCATCGTGCAGAACGAGGACTACGGCACCGGCCTGCGTGACAACGTCCAGAAGGCCGTCGAGGACGGCGGCGGCGAGGTCGTCTACGGCGCCACCGGCGGCGGCCAGGAGTTCGCTCCCGGCGAGTCCAACTTCAGCTCGATCGTCACCGAGGCGCTCGCCACCAAGCCCGACACCATCGTCATCGTCGCCTTCGAGGAGACCGTCGCGATCGTCAAGGCCCTGCTGGCCGCCGGCTGGGACACCACCAACCTCTTCCTGTGCGACGGCAACACCGCCGACTACTCGAAGGACTTCGACGCCGGCACGCTCGAGGGCGCGCAGGGCACCATCCCCGGCGCCCAGGCCTCCGACGACTTCAAGGCGAAGCTGTCCGACTGGTACAAGGAGTCCGAGGGCGAGGCGCTGACGGACTTCTCGTACGGCCCCGAGTCCTACGACGCGACCATCCTCGCCGCGCTCGCCGCGGTCCGCGGTGGCGCCACCGACGGCCAGACCATCTCCGACAACCTGCAGGCCGTCTCCGGTTCCGAGTCCGGCGCGGTCGAGGTCAGCACCTACGCCGACGGCGTCGCTGCTCTGGCCGAGGGCAAGGAGATCGCCTACAAGGGCATCGCGGGCATCGGCGCGATCAACGACAAGAACGACCCGTCGTCCGCGTTCATCGGTGTCTACAGCTACGACGGTGACAACAAGCCCGTCTTCGACCGCGCGGTCGAGGGCAAGGCCTGA
- a CDS encoding putative PEP-binding protein encodes MSSIVVLGAGIMATALATPLSDNGLVQAAGVLSAAPGRVGLDGSSGLVITDPTPEAAGSLVARDRARIELQADGVGPGTTSDGHRVQVLANVGTLDDALLASRADVEGVGLFRTEFLFPDREQPPSVAEQTEAYTRVFDAFAGRKVVVRTLDAGADKPLAFANLGEEANPALGVRGLRLHRELRHLLDDQLEALAAARRSTSADVWVMAPMVATPSEASWFAALGRAAGLPTVGTMIEIPAAALRSGQVLADCDFASIGTNDLSQYLFAADRMDGRLAPLLSGWQPALWSTIRACVSGAAGKPVGICGEIAGDPLLALVATGAGVSSLSMATARTGLVRAALRRHDLATCTAMLQAVLDADSPEEARSAVVTLADRELALVLG; translated from the coding sequence ATGTCCTCAATCGTCGTTCTCGGTGCAGGCATCATGGCCACGGCCCTCGCGACCCCTCTGTCCGACAACGGTCTCGTGCAGGCCGCGGGCGTGCTGTCGGCGGCGCCCGGGCGGGTCGGGCTGGACGGCAGCAGCGGCCTGGTCATCACGGACCCGACACCCGAGGCCGCCGGGTCCCTCGTGGCCCGTGACAGGGCCCGCATCGAGCTGCAGGCAGACGGGGTCGGCCCCGGCACCACCAGCGACGGCCACCGGGTCCAGGTGCTGGCCAACGTCGGGACCCTCGATGATGCGCTTCTGGCGTCCCGCGCCGATGTCGAGGGGGTCGGACTGTTCCGCACCGAGTTCCTCTTCCCCGACCGCGAGCAGCCGCCGAGCGTCGCCGAGCAGACGGAGGCCTACACCCGGGTCTTCGACGCCTTCGCCGGACGCAAGGTTGTCGTGCGCACGCTGGATGCGGGTGCCGACAAGCCGTTGGCCTTCGCGAACCTCGGCGAGGAGGCGAACCCCGCGCTCGGGGTGCGCGGTCTGCGGCTGCACCGCGAGCTGCGTCACCTCCTGGACGATCAGCTCGAGGCCCTCGCAGCAGCCCGGCGGTCCACGTCGGCCGACGTGTGGGTGATGGCGCCGATGGTCGCTACGCCCAGCGAGGCCTCGTGGTTCGCGGCCCTGGGCAGGGCGGCCGGGCTTCCGACCGTCGGCACGATGATCGAGATACCTGCCGCCGCCCTGCGGTCGGGGCAGGTGCTGGCGGACTGCGACTTCGCCTCCATCGGGACCAACGACCTGAGCCAGTACCTGTTTGCGGCTGACCGCATGGACGGGCGGCTCGCTCCTCTACTCAGCGGCTGGCAGCCGGCGCTCTGGTCCACCATCCGAGCCTGCGTCAGCGGCGCCGCCGGCAAGCCCGTCGGCATCTGCGGCGAGATCGCCGGGGACCCGCTGCTTGCGCTCGTGGCCACCGGGGCAGGTGTCTCCTCCCTCTCGATGGCGACGGCGAGAACCGGCCTGGTCAGGGCCGCCCTGCGCCGCCACGACCTCGCCACCTGCACCGCCATGCTGCAGGCCGTGCTCGACGCTGACTCCCCCGAGGAGGCACGAAGCGCCGTCGTCACGCTGGCGGACCGCGAGTTGGCCCTGGTGCTCGGATAG
- a CDS encoding helix-turn-helix domain-containing protein has translation MSDLIRTTRKSAGLTGAQLAGRLGITVGAVSRMERSERAGTIQLDTLRRALAATGQGLRLDATPEDPYAPFAPANVTDEINLALDENRPEYALRLLTQAAQTIAAQPERFDDESLGRRPSQIGDPRWEQLFRAVVGDAIPADRRPAWAQPTRLSRAWYPFGQYASLKQRAKAETPDRLRQLNIMIDQRSLSRA, from the coding sequence ATGAGTGATCTCATCAGGACCACACGGAAGTCCGCCGGCCTGACCGGCGCGCAGCTTGCTGGCCGCCTGGGGATCACGGTCGGCGCTGTTTCCCGGATGGAGCGCTCAGAGCGCGCCGGGACGATCCAGCTCGACACGCTCCGGCGCGCGCTCGCGGCCACGGGCCAGGGCCTCCGACTCGACGCCACCCCGGAGGACCCCTACGCGCCCTTCGCGCCGGCGAACGTCACCGACGAGATCAACCTGGCTCTCGACGAGAATCGCCCCGAGTACGCGCTCCGGCTCCTGACCCAGGCGGCGCAGACCATCGCCGCCCAACCCGAGCGATTTGATGATGAGTCCCTCGGGCGCCGACCATCCCAGATCGGTGACCCCCGCTGGGAACAGTTGTTCCGCGCCGTCGTCGGCGACGCCATCCCCGCCGATCGCCGGCCCGCCTGGGCCCAGCCAACGCGCCTGAGCCGAGCCTGGTATCCCTTCGGCCAGTACGCCTCCCTGAAGCAACGCGCCAAGGCGGAGACCCCCGACCGGCTCCGGCAGCTCAACATCATGATCGACCAGCGATCGCTCAGCCGCGCATGA
- a CDS encoding DNA-3-methyladenine glycosylase I has protein sequence MDRQRCFGSGDPLYEAYHDEEWGRPVEDSPDERALFERVALEGFQAGLSWITVLRKRPAFRAAFRDFSPSAVAAFDDEDVTRLMADEGIVRNRLKIAAAISNARALLALHEEGGRLSEVVARHTPAPRGRAPLPGEVPGSTPESVALCRDLKRLGFRFVGPTTMYALLQAVGAVDDHVEGCWLAAGAGSGEALVTA, from the coding sequence ATGGACAGACAGCGCTGCTTCGGATCCGGCGACCCGCTGTACGAGGCGTACCACGACGAGGAATGGGGTCGCCCGGTGGAGGACTCCCCCGACGAGCGTGCCCTGTTCGAGAGGGTCGCCCTCGAGGGCTTCCAGGCCGGTCTCAGCTGGATCACGGTGCTCCGCAAGCGACCCGCGTTCCGGGCCGCGTTCCGCGACTTCTCGCCGTCCGCGGTCGCGGCCTTCGACGACGAGGACGTGACGAGGCTGATGGCGGACGAGGGCATCGTCCGCAACCGACTGAAGATCGCGGCCGCCATCAGTAACGCGCGTGCGCTGCTGGCCCTGCACGAAGAGGGAGGGCGCCTGTCCGAGGTCGTGGCGCGGCACACTCCCGCCCCGCGCGGGCGCGCCCCGCTGCCGGGCGAGGTGCCCGGCAGCACGCCGGAGTCCGTGGCGCTGTGCAGGGATCTGAAGCGGCTCGGCTTCAGGTTCGTCGGCCCCACGACGATGTACGCGCTGCTCCAGGCGGTCGGCGCGGTCGACGATCATGTCGAGGGCTGCTGGCTGGCGGCCGGGGCGGGCAGCGGCGAGGCCCTCGTCACGGCGTGA
- a CDS encoding TetR/AcrR family transcriptional regulator yields the protein MVAMSSRQPAPRARRPRTRMSAAERREQLIAIARELFAERGFEGTSVEEIAARAGVSKPVVYEHFGGKDGAYAVVVDRETQVLHTSIRAALSTPGARSRELLERGTMALLEYIESCPDGFRILSRDPSSTGTSGEAGASFASILSDIAGQSEVLLAKEFARNGQDPKFAGLYAQALVGLVAQTGQQWLDNRQPSREEVARHLINLAWNGMAHLKPDPQLVMQTIDARRERRATSIQAEDSSSTRR from the coding sequence ATGGTGGCAATGTCCAGTCGCCAGCCCGCACCCCGCGCCCGCCGCCCGCGCACCAGGATGAGCGCGGCCGAGCGCCGCGAGCAGCTCATCGCGATCGCCCGCGAGCTCTTCGCGGAGCGTGGCTTCGAGGGGACCTCCGTCGAGGAGATTGCCGCACGGGCCGGCGTCTCGAAACCCGTGGTCTACGAGCACTTCGGCGGCAAGGACGGCGCCTACGCCGTCGTCGTCGACCGCGAGACCCAGGTGCTGCACACCTCGATCCGCGCTGCCCTCTCCACGCCGGGCGCCAGATCGCGTGAGCTCCTCGAACGCGGGACCATGGCGCTGCTCGAGTACATCGAGAGCTGCCCGGACGGCTTCCGGATCCTGTCGCGCGACCCATCGTCGACCGGCACCAGCGGCGAGGCTGGCGCCTCCTTCGCGTCGATCCTCAGCGACATCGCCGGGCAGTCGGAGGTGCTGCTCGCCAAGGAGTTCGCCCGCAACGGTCAGGATCCGAAGTTCGCCGGTCTCTACGCCCAAGCCCTCGTCGGGCTGGTCGCTCAGACCGGCCAGCAGTGGTTGGACAACAGACAGCCGTCGCGCGAGGAAGTCGCCCGGCACCTGATCAACCTCGCCTGGAACGGGATGGCGCACCTGAAGCCCGACCCGCAGCTCGTAATGCAGACCATCGACGCGCGGCGCGAACGACGCGCCACCTCGATTCAGGCCGAGGACTCCAGCAGCACCCGCAGGTAG
- a CDS encoding MarR family winged helix-turn-helix transcriptional regulator — translation MSDEVDRVVDAWRRVRPDLGLDPLHIWSRLDRLSGILEGRRKLAFAEHQLESWEFDVLAALRRAGEPYRLSPGQLVVETHVTSGTMTNRVDRLVARGAVTRENDPSDGRAVRVRLTGEGLALVDAAFESLIAMEEELLAQWTHADRVRLADYLRVLLESSA, via the coding sequence GTGAGCGACGAGGTCGACCGCGTCGTCGACGCCTGGCGCCGGGTGCGCCCCGACCTCGGCCTCGATCCGCTGCACATCTGGTCACGGCTCGACCGACTCTCCGGGATCCTGGAGGGTCGGCGCAAGCTGGCCTTCGCCGAGCACCAGCTCGAGTCGTGGGAGTTCGACGTGCTGGCGGCCCTACGCCGGGCTGGGGAGCCCTACCGGCTGAGCCCCGGGCAGCTCGTGGTCGAGACGCACGTCACGTCGGGGACCATGACCAACCGCGTCGACCGGCTCGTCGCGCGAGGGGCCGTCACCCGCGAGAACGACCCGAGCGACGGCCGCGCCGTGCGGGTCAGGCTGACCGGGGAAGGGCTGGCGCTGGTCGACGCCGCCTTCGAGTCGCTGATTGCGATGGAAGAGGAACTGCTCGCGCAGTGGACGCACGCCGACAGGGTGCGGCTGGCGGACTACCTGCGGGTGCTGCTGGAGTCCTCGGCCTGA
- a CDS encoding 4-(cytidine 5'-diphospho)-2-C-methyl-D-erythritol kinase, with protein sequence MTTAVRVRVPAKVNLALRVGGADASGYHELGTVFQAVSLGDEILAERAPAGVFTLAFHGEGAGFLPVDDTNLAMRAAKLLAARCEVTGAGVRLTIRKRIPVAGGMAGGSADAAGTLVACNALWQVGATRSDLHPLAAELGADVPFLLLGGTAIGTGRGDQLTSMMTSGTYHWTFALAHSGLSTPAVFREFDRTSTPDTTEIPVELVEALRLGDTGAVGASLVNDLQGPAVSLLPQLAHTLRLGLEAGALGAIVSGSGPTCAFLAGSSAHAAELATALARFSGVRAARRAFGPVAGAQVLP encoded by the coding sequence GTGACGACTGCAGTGCGTGTGCGGGTGCCCGCGAAGGTGAACCTGGCCCTGCGCGTCGGCGGGGCCGATGCCTCCGGCTATCACGAACTCGGCACGGTCTTCCAGGCCGTCAGTCTCGGCGACGAGATCCTCGCGGAGCGTGCCCCGGCCGGCGTCTTCACGCTGGCGTTCCACGGCGAGGGGGCCGGGTTCCTGCCGGTTGACGACACCAACCTCGCCATGCGCGCGGCCAAGCTGCTGGCGGCCCGTTGCGAGGTGACGGGTGCAGGCGTGCGGCTCACGATCCGCAAGCGGATCCCCGTCGCCGGCGGCATGGCGGGCGGCTCCGCCGACGCGGCCGGCACGCTCGTCGCCTGCAACGCGCTGTGGCAGGTGGGCGCCACGCGCAGCGACCTGCACCCGCTCGCCGCGGAGCTGGGTGCCGACGTGCCGTTCCTGCTGCTGGGCGGCACCGCCATCGGGACGGGGCGGGGTGACCAGCTCACCTCCATGATGACCAGCGGCACCTACCACTGGACCTTCGCGCTGGCCCACTCAGGGCTGTCCACCCCCGCTGTTTTCCGCGAGTTCGACCGAACCTCCACCCCCGATACCACCGAGATCCCCGTCGAGCTGGTGGAGGCGCTGCGGCTCGGTGACACCGGAGCTGTCGGTGCGTCCCTGGTCAACGACCTCCAGGGACCGGCCGTGTCGCTGCTTCCGCAGCTCGCGCACACCCTCCGGCTCGGCCTCGAGGCGGGGGCGCTGGGTGCCATCGTGTCGGGCTCCGGGCCGACCTGTGCCTTCCTCGCCGGGTCCTCGGCGCACGCCGCCGAGCTCGCGACGGCGCTGGCACGGTTCAGTGGGGTGCGCGCGGCGCGTCGGGCATTCGGCCCGGTGGCCGGAGCGCAGGTTCTCCCGTGA